The DNA segment GTTCGAGCCCAAACGGCTCGAACGAGTCGCTAACACGCTTCTTCGACGAGATATCGTCGAACTGCTTCCTGAGCAGGTGGAGGTCTGCGCAGACCTCCACCTGCGGCCCTACTACGGTGATGAAGACGACACGGAGAACCTCTATCACTCGGAAGCCAAGCGTGGAACCACCGCATTCCACGCCTACGCCACACTCTACGCGCGTGTGAAGAACAAACGATATACGCTGGCGGTGCGCCGTCTCGAAGACGGCGACACCGCCAGCAGTGTCCTCGCTGAGTTTCTTGGTGTACTCGACGGCCTTGACGCCGATGTCAAGGCCGTCTACCTTGATCGCGGATTCTACGACAGCAAGTGTCTCACGCTGTTGCAGGCGCACAACTACGCCTACGTGGTCCCGATCATTCAGTGGGGGAAGACGATTCAGCAGGAACTTGCGGAAGGGTGGAGTCGCGTCATTCAACACGATCTGACGGGGAAACTCGACGGTCACAGCTGGACCGTCGAGTTTCCCGTCTACATCGACTGTACGTACCTGAACGGACGGTACGACGACCACGGTGTGGCGCGTCACGGCTACGCCGCTGACGCGCCGTTTATCGAGACACCACGCCAGGCTCGATACCATTACTCGAAACGCTTCGGTATCGAGTCAAGCTATCGCTTGTCCGAGCAAGCGATAGCGACGACAACGACGCGAAACGCGACGGTGAGACTTCTGTACGTTGTGGTGAGTCTGCTCTTGCAGAATGCGTGGCGGTATCTGCACTACGAATACGTGGCGACGCCGCGCCGAGGCGGGCGTCGCCTCTGGTGGTGGCCGTACAAGGAGTTCGTGAATATGGTTCGGCGGGCTGCGTGGACGGCCCTCGCGGTGCGTCGGGCCGTCCCCGCGAATCGGCCACCTGACGACCGGTTCCACCGGTAGTCACCGACCGAGCAAGCTCCCTTCAGGAGTGGCAACGCTGTCGCGTCGGCGGCTGACTGCCGCCGACAGCGACAGCTCCCTCTTCGATCAGCGTTGCTCGACCGTTACTGACGACTCATCACAACAGAACAGATGGCTCAGGTCAGGCTAACTGGCGATGCTTTGTGAGGTACTGAGACTGGGTTCGGCAGCAGTCCCGTCACCGCACCGAACAGGATGAAGACTGCGGCGCTCACACCGGCGCTCCGGACCAGCCGAGGGTTTGGCAGTGACGTCATGAGTTCGTATCCCGGTGATTCGAATACGTTCGCGGGGCCGCTAGCTGTTTGTCGAAGGTACGATGCAGAGGTATCTCGATGGGACAGAACAATATAGAGTTAAAGCTTGGTTTTCCGTCTCCGGGATATCGACCTCGCCCGCTAATATTGTGTTTCCAACCCACTATTATACGATATTCCTCTGGCGTTTGAAAGTGATTATGGTCCAATCGGGCACTATATTAGAATAGTGGCTTTCGTCGGACCTACACCGCGTTTTCGGCTGTCTCAATTATCGAATACGGATTGTGTGTGCCATCATTCCGTACCACGACGACGAGTCCCGCCGTCTCTTCGACTGGTACGGTGATGGTACCCAGCGTATCGTACACACGAACGGTTGCATGCAGTGACTCTCCGTGGTACTCCTCGTAGACTGGAGTGCCGATCGCCTCGAGCTGAATGTGCTCTAGAATCGCCTGGATATCCGACGAAGCGTACTGTGCGGACGCCGCCTCGTCTCGGTACAGGACATCGTACCCGCCATCCTCGTAGGATGCCAGGCCGACCAGCGTCTCACCGAGATCAGCCTTCAGTGTCGACTTGAGGGAGCTAGCGATGTCCCCCAGTGAGCGGTCCCCCGAGAGCCGATCGTCCGCGCCAGTAGACTCATCGGTCATTATTGTTTCACGCGTGCGCTTCGATCACGGAGCGAAGCTGCGCTTCGTCTTGCATCCCGACGAGTCGTTCCGCCGGCTGGCCGTCAGCGAACAGGACGAGGGTCGGAACCCCTCTGACCCCGTACTCTGCGGCGAGTTGCTGATTCGCGTCGATGTCGATCTTCGCTACGGTCGCATCGGTCTCGGCCGCGATCGTTTCGACGACTGGTTCGAGCATCTGGCACGGACCACACCAATCGGCATAGAAGTCGGCTAGCACGAGATTGTACTCGGCGACAGTTTCGGACAGCTCGGCGCCGCTGTCGATATGGATCGGTTCGGACGGGCTCTTCAGGGTGGACGCCTCAGCACCGCCCGTTTCAGCCTTGTTTCGAAGCTCCGCCAGTTTCTGTCGACGGATCTCCTCGATATCTTCAGCCATTAGGTGTCCGTTTGAACCGCGCCGCCTTATTTGTTTTGCATAACTCGCACAATACTGCCTCGGTGGGGTTTGAACGATAGGGGTCAGAGACAGGACTCAATCGACTGCTTCTCTCGGCCCTCCGGGTCTCGGCAGTACCGGTCTTCGAACTCCTGAATAAGCTGTCCGATGGCCGCATACCAATCGTTGAGCAATCGCTGCATGTCATGGGCAACTTCCTCTGGTGCCCGCGAACGATACACGTAGTAGTACCCTCCGTGCTCGTAGTTTACTTGCTCCTGAACTACCACGCCGGCCTCAAGGAGCCGAGAAATCGAACGGTACGCAGTCGAACGCTCACAATCCATTCGATCTGCGACGTCGTCGACCGTGAGATCCCCCTCTGCCTGTTGTAGCAGCTGAAATACCATCTGATCCCGCTCGTTGAGCCCGTGGACGCAGCCCAAGAGGTCGAGGCACCCCAGGTCGCGCTCGAGGTCCTCACGCACTGATGTGGCCACCATGTCCGAAAATAAGGTAGCAGAGACGATTAAAGTTGTTCCCGAACACTACAATACTCGGTTGGCAGAATAGGTGCTAAAGTGAGTCTTTTCCCAGGTTTCTCCGCTTTCGCGAGAGGATACCCGAAGAGACTTTGTCCTGAAGACCCAAGACAATACACGAATGATGCTCCCAATCGACCCGGACCAGATCGGCTCTGCAGATATCGGTGAAGAACGGGCGACCCTTGAAATGAGCCACGAGGAGGCCGTTGAGCACGTCCGCGAGGTGTTTACGGACGCCGGCTTCGGCATTCCCGTCGAGTTCTCACCCTCCGAGATGCTTAACGAGAAAGTGGACGCGGACCGCGACCCCTACTACGTGCTCGGCGCGTGCAATCCCGAGGTCGCCGACCGCGCGCTCGATGCGACCGACAACCGGCTCGGCGCCCTGATGCCGTGCAACGTCGTCGTTTGGGAAGCAGAACCCGGGAAGCAGGTCGTCTACCACGTCTCCATCATGCGCATCGCCCGCCTCATCGGGATGGCGCCCGACAACGAGGAGATGGCAGACATCGTCGCCGATACCGGCGAACTCGTCGACGAGGCGTTCGCGAACCTCTAACATGGGTCATCACACGTTCGACGCCGACCGCGCCGACAAGCTCGAAGATGCACAACAGCGATACCGGTTCCTCTCCGCGGAGGAGTTGCTCTGGGCGCTCTCACCGGATGGGGACGAAACAGTGGCAGACCTGGGTAGCGGGACCGGGTTCTACACCGACGACGTGGCACCAACTGTCGACCACGTGTACGCCGTCGACATCCAGGAGGCGATGCACGACTACTACCGGAAGAAAGGCGTCCCCGAGAACGTCGACCTCGTGACGAGTGGCGTCGACGACCTCCCACTCGATACTGGCAGTCTCGACGCTGCATTCTCGACGATGACCTACCACGAGTTCGCAAGCGAGCAGGCGTTGAGCGAAATCAGTCGCGTGCTCACGTCACAGGGGACGTTTGTTATCGTCGACTGGGCAGCTTCCGGAAGTGGGAACCACGGCCCACCCGTTGCCGAACGATTTTCGGCCGTCGAGGTTGCAAATGTGCTCCGCCAGCACGGATTCAATATAGAGTTTCAGGCCGAACGGCCGGAAACGTTTCTGCTGATAGGACATACTAAATAAACCGTCTGGTGCGTTTTGCAGTAATTTTTCGTAGAATCTGACAAGAACGTGTTCGTGCGCCGATCAGATATAGGAGTTCGTAACCAACAATCTAAGTGGGAAATCGCTACTGTTGGTTAAGTTTCTCTGCGCCCGCGGAAGGGCGGAGGCGCGTTCTGACACGTAGCGAGCGGAGGTCCACTACCTCTGGCCGGAAGGCCATATGGTGGAGAAAGTGCTCCACGAGCCGCTCAGTGGCCCTGCGGAAGCCGTCGCTCCCGACGGTGGCCGAACAGGCGACGTTCGCGACCGACTGGTCGTCAACGAGAACCCACAGTCGCAGGACAAACTCGAGCCCCGCACCAAGCGTGCCGTCACCGAAGCGATGGACGTCTCACTCCTCTCAAAAGGGAGCCGCTACGAGGTGCAGTTCGCGCCCGAGAACCGAAGCCGGCGCGATTGGAGAAGCGTTCGCAGAATGAGTTACTGCCCCTGTTTCGTTCTCTAACGCTCAAAGCGTACCACCCTCCTTTCGAAATACGTCGAAAACTGACGGCAACAACGGCAGACTTGCACCACCAATTGTTCACGCCACTTACCACCAAACTCGAAGTTCAATAGAGCCCTGCCTCGTGACTTCATCCACGCTCGCCTAGCCCGGGCGGGCGTTAATGGTCCCCCAGGCAACGAGCGCCAAGGAGACGACCAGGGATGTCCCCCAGAGGTAGGCGGTCGCCAACAACATGGGTTCGACCGACCGCATCAGCATCGACGCGGGGAGAAGCCACTGTCCAACAATAAATGACCAGACGGCGACCGAGCGGGTGCGCCCCGAAAGAGTTGTGTGCTCGATACCGAACCCGGCGACAACGGCGAGGATAGACAGCATCCCGAACTGGGCGTGTGCGGTGACCGCCATCGGCGGCATCGTGGGGCCGGCGGGCGACAGCGCGAACGTCTGGAGCAGTCCCCACAGCGCTTGCACGGTGAGCGCGACGAAGCCCGACACCCGGAGCGTCCACGACATTAAGTGACAGATGGTACGAGCACGTCAGTGATAAGTCTACGGAGACGACTGGCTGCCGCGTCCAACCCGTAACAGCGACCTGGACGGGTTGACGGCTCTCGGCGGAATGGAATGTAAAGCCGGTACAGTAATACGCATCCCCAAACATCATCCGGCAGTGCGACGGAAGAACAAGCTACTGGTCGCCGGGGTCGGTATTCTTGTGCTCCTGGGCGTTCTAGGGGTGACGACGATGAGCGCGTCCACCGAGTTTGTAACGCCGACAGCGCTTTCCGAAGACAACAATTACGAGGGTGACTGGGTAAACCTCGAGGGTACCGTCCAGAATCTGGACACGAGCGGCGAGCGCACTACGTTCGCCGTAGCTGACGGGAACCACTCTATCCCCGTCACCTACGAGGGGACGCTCCCCGACACGATGCAGGAGGGACGGATCGTCGTCGCGAAGGGCCGGTACGCGGATGGCTCCCTGACCGCCCAGCAGCTCTCGGTGCGTGCCCACGAGGGCGAGGAACGACCCGACGACGTCTGATGAGCGCCGACGAGCCCGCTACCGACGGTAAGAGCACCGGCCCGCCGGCGATAAGCGCCGACAACTTGACGAAGCGTTACGGCCAGTTCCACGCCGTTGACGGTGTCTCATTCTCGGTTGCGGACGGCGAGACTATCGGGTTCTTCGGGCCGAACGGCGCGGGGAAGTCGACAACCATTCGAATGCTCGCTGGGCTCGTGCGGCCGACGGCCGGGTCGGTCCGCTTCGGGGGTGTGGAGCGATCGCTCGGCGACCCGGACGCCACCAGCGGTGTCGGCGTCGTGACGCATGACGCGATGCTGTACGACGACCTGACCGCCCGTGAGAACCTCCAATTTCACGCCCGCCTACACGGCGTCGACGGCGTCGACGCCCGAGTCGAAACGGTCCTCAACAACGTGGGTCTCGCCGACCGGGGAAGCCAGCGGCCTGCGACATTCTCGCATGGCCTCCAGAAGCGCCTGTCCCTTGCGCGCGCGCTGCTCCACGACCCCGACGTACTGTTGCTCGACGAACCGTACTCGGGGCTCGACCAGCGCGGTGTTGCCGACCTCGGCCACATTCTCGACGGCATCGACGACAGGACCGTCCTCCTATCTACCCATAACCTCAACCTGGGACTGCAGCGGTGCTCGCGAGCGCTCGTCCTTGACCGTGGCCGCGTCCAGGCCGACATCCAGACCGCGTCCACGTCGCCGGACGAGTTCGAAGCTATCTACCGGCGTGCTATCGGGCTTGACGGCCAGTCGACGGACAACCGCTCCACCGCCACCGACCAGCAATGACAAGCTACCTCACCGCCGTCTACCTCGTAATGCGCAAGGATCTCCACCTAGAGGTGCGAACAAAGCAGGTGACGACCACGGCCGCCGTGTTCGCGTTACTGGTCGTACTGGCGTTCGCGTTCGGATTCGTGAAGACGTTCACCGACCCTCAGGTCGTCGGGCGGAGCGCGCTCTGGGTTGCGTTCGTGTTCGCCGGCACCCTCGGAGTGACTGAAGCGGCCGACGTCGAGGCCCAGCACGCCGCCCTTGACGGCCTACTGCTGGCGCCTGTCGATCGATCGGCGGTGTACGTCGGGAAGGTCCTCAGCACGACCGCGTTCGTGCTCGCCGTAGACCTCGTCACCCTCGCCGCGACTGGCGTATTCCTCGGGTATGAACTTGCGCTCTCGATGATGCCGGCGCTCGTCGGCGTGCTCGGGCTGGCCGCATTCGGCTTCTCAGCGGTCGGCGTTGTCGTATCGACGCTGACGTTTCGGTCGTCGCTGGGCGAACTCGTGTTGCCCGTGCTACTCGTGCCGCTGGTCGTTCCGGTGTTGCTCGCAGGCGTCGAACTTACAGCCGCGCTCACGACCGGCGCACCGACGGGCACGTGGCTCCGTGTATTGGGTTCGTACGCAGGCATTCTATTCCTTGGCGGACTCGTCACCTTCGAGTACGCCGTCGAGGAATGAGAATGAGCGAAGGGTGGCGCTGATTACAGCACGCGGTAGGCGACGAGGCCGCCGCCGACCATCACAGCGAGACTGCCGAAGACAGGCATCGTCGGGAACTCAGGGATCGAATTACTCTCCGATGACCCTGTCTCGGCCATATTGGCTCCACCAGCACTTCCGTTACCGCCGGCCGTAGCGGAGCGCGCGTTCGAGACATCGACCCTGACTGTCTCGTTCGCACTCACTGGGCCGTCTGACGTGAGAACCGGGACGGGCGAGTCACCAACGCGGAGGTTCTCGGAGTGGTCAACCTCATCGATGTCGTATCCCTGGAACGACACCGCGAAGCTCTCCGCGTCGCGACGGAGTTGCTTCTCGAACGTTCGGTCGGCGATGTCGTAGGCGACGCCGACCTGTGTGCTGCCGTTCGCGGGGACCGATACGTCCACAGCGACGCCGCCATCGACGCGCCGGTAGTTGGTCTCTTCACCGGCCGCCATCGCGGAGTACGGCTGGCCGTCCGACGGCACTCCGATGACGACCGTACCGGCGAACGGCCGGTCGGCGTCATTCTGGAGGGTGAGCGTCTCCACCACGCCCGTGAGACCCGAGCGATTCTGTGGTGCAAGCACGCGGACGACGTGGCTGACGGGGTCGCCGCCCATCACCGAGAGCACGCTGGATTCGTTGATGGGCGGCGGCGTCGACACGGTCACATTCTGGGTGCCGCCGTCCGCAGTGGAAACCGTTTCGCGATACTGGACGCCGTCGACGGCGACGGCAAGGCGGTACGTCTCGTTCGACTCCAGGGGAGCGAACGCAAACGTCCCGTTTTCGGCCGCCTGGGTGCGGTCGACCGAGAAGCCGGCTTCGTCGATGAGGCTGACAGTGGTGTTTGGTCGCGGCTCGCCGGCCTCGTCGACTACCTGGCCGGAGATAGCGGCCTCGAGGTCGATGGTCGCTGTGGAGTCGTTCCGCAGCACCTCGTAGTGGGCGGCGCCGTCGTGGACGACGCGGACGACGTACGCGGGCGAGTCGGGCGCGTCAACGGAGAAGGTGGTTCCATCGACGGTCGTCCGCACGGAGTTCCCCGTACTGCGCAGGTTTTCGTCGACAGGTGCGACGGTCACGCGAGCGCCATCGGCTGAGCCGTCCGCAACGGTGACGGTGCCTGAAACTGAGGTAGTCGCTGCAGCGATACTTGGGAGGGCAATGATGCAAGCGGTGAAAACAACGACTGCGGCAAGAGCGTGCTT comes from the Halobacterium noricense genome and includes:
- a CDS encoding ISH3 family transposase, producing the protein MSTTQQADSEIHEDQLLNFLVNTLEEEVPLSLANNAEITTEGIYEVLVGACADGTSVSTLCASSQNGPAANTILYHLRTKFEPKRLERVANTLLRRDIVELLPEQVEVCADLHLRPYYGDEDDTENLYHSEAKRGTTAFHAYATLYARVKNKRYTLAVRRLEDGDTASSVLAEFLGVLDGLDADVKAVYLDRGFYDSKCLTLLQAHNYAYVVPIIQWGKTIQQELAEGWSRVIQHDLTGKLDGHSWTVEFPVYIDCTYLNGRYDDHGVARHGYAADAPFIETPRQARYHYSKRFGIESSYRLSEQAIATTTTRNATVRLLYVVVSLLLQNAWRYLHYEYVATPRRGGRRLWWWPYKEFVNMVRRAAWTALAVRRAVPANRPPDDRFHR
- the trxA gene encoding thioredoxin; protein product: MAEDIEEIRRQKLAELRNKAETGGAEASTLKSPSEPIHIDSGAELSETVAEYNLVLADFYADWCGPCQMLEPVVETIAAETDATVAKIDIDANQQLAAEYGVRGVPTLVLFADGQPAERLVGMQDEAQLRSVIEAHA
- a CDS encoding helix-turn-helix domain-containing protein encodes the protein MVATSVREDLERDLGCLDLLGCVHGLNERDQMVFQLLQQAEGDLTVDDVADRMDCERSTAYRSISRLLEAGVVVQEQVNYEHGGYYYVYRSRAPEEVAHDMQRLLNDWYAAIGQLIQEFEDRYCRDPEGREKQSIESCL
- a CDS encoding DUF302 domain-containing protein, with protein sequence MMLPIDPDQIGSADIGEERATLEMSHEEAVEHVREVFTDAGFGIPVEFSPSEMLNEKVDADRDPYYVLGACNPEVADRALDATDNRLGALMPCNVVVWEAEPGKQVVYHVSIMRIARLIGMAPDNEEMADIVADTGELVDEAFANL
- a CDS encoding class I SAM-dependent methyltransferase translates to MGHHTFDADRADKLEDAQQRYRFLSAEELLWALSPDGDETVADLGSGTGFYTDDVAPTVDHVYAVDIQEAMHDYYRKKGVPENVDLVTSGVDDLPLDTGSLDAAFSTMTYHEFASEQALSEISRVLTSQGTFVIVDWAASGSGNHGPPVAERFSAVEVANVLRQHGFNIEFQAERPETFLLIGHTK
- a CDS encoding cytochrome c maturation protein CcmE domain-containing protein, which produces MSASTEFVTPTALSEDNNYEGDWVNLEGTVQNLDTSGERTTFAVADGNHSIPVTYEGTLPDTMQEGRIVVAKGRYADGSLTAQQLSVRAHEGEERPDDV
- a CDS encoding ABC transporter ATP-binding protein, with the protein product MSADEPATDGKSTGPPAISADNLTKRYGQFHAVDGVSFSVADGETIGFFGPNGAGKSTTIRMLAGLVRPTAGSVRFGGVERSLGDPDATSGVGVVTHDAMLYDDLTARENLQFHARLHGVDGVDARVETVLNNVGLADRGSQRPATFSHGLQKRLSLARALLHDPDVLLLDEPYSGLDQRGVADLGHILDGIDDRTVLLSTHNLNLGLQRCSRALVLDRGRVQADIQTASTSPDEFEAIYRRAIGLDGQSTDNRSTATDQQ
- a CDS encoding heme exporter protein CcmB, which codes for MTSYLTAVYLVMRKDLHLEVRTKQVTTTAAVFALLVVLAFAFGFVKTFTDPQVVGRSALWVAFVFAGTLGVTEAADVEAQHAALDGLLLAPVDRSAVYVGKVLSTTAFVLAVDLVTLAATGVFLGYELALSMMPALVGVLGLAAFGFSAVGVVVSTLTFRSSLGELVLPVLLVPLVVPVLLAGVELTAALTTGAPTGTWLRVLGSYAGILFLGGLVTFEYAVEE
- a CDS encoding carboxypeptidase-like regulatory domain-containing protein, giving the protein MTVAPVDENLRSTGNSVRTTVDGTTFSVDAPDSPAYVVRVVHDGAAHYEVLRNDSTATIDLEAAISGQVVDEAGEPRPNTTVSLIDEAGFSVDRTQAAENGTFAFAPLESNETYRLAVAVDGVQYRETVSTADGGTQNVTVSTPPPINESSVLSVMGGDPVSHVVRVLAPQNRSGLTGVVETLTLQNDADRPFAGTVVIGVPSDGQPYSAMAAGEETNYRRVDGGVAVDVSVPANGSTQVGVAYDIADRTFEKQLRRDAESFAVSFQGYDIDEVDHSENLRVGDSPVPVLTSDGPVSANETVRVDVSNARSATAGGNGSAGGANMAETGSSESNSIPEFPTMPVFGSLAVMVGGGLVAYRVL